The Streptomyces sp. NBC_01591 genome window below encodes:
- a CDS encoding helicase associated domain-containing protein: MDLLAWPAAGAVLSAPRRAGLAAAVRYHTEHGHLRVPADYEDAYGYRLGQFITGQRTAYHQGSLAEDWIAELEDLGMVWDDSEAAWQGHMATVEAFHTEHGHLAIPSQEPGGQFLVDQRSLARKGRLAPSREAQLTALDPHWTLPHGPDWHRKYHLIKRHIEAGHDPATLRRDTVIDGVKAGSWLHRQFTTWHDLNSGQRDLLTSLGLTADQVPLKKTPRTTVTSGTRKRRSFEQTALLLRAFVERHGRPPGAREWIEADGESVMIGPWLCKTRTKQKAGQLPEDQGKLMDEILREDRSGTARDVSEEGPADISKIP; encoded by the coding sequence ATGGACCTGTTGGCCTGGCCCGCTGCTGGTGCGGTTCTGTCCGCACCCCGCCGCGCGGGACTCGCGGCCGCCGTCCGCTATCACACCGAGCACGGTCACCTGCGTGTCCCGGCCGACTACGAGGATGCCTACGGCTACCGGCTCGGCCAGTTCATCACCGGGCAACGCACCGCCTATCACCAGGGTTCTCTCGCCGAGGACTGGATTGCCGAGCTCGAAGACCTGGGCATGGTCTGGGACGACAGCGAAGCCGCCTGGCAGGGGCATATGGCCACCGTTGAGGCCTTCCACACCGAACACGGCCACCTCGCCATCCCTTCCCAGGAACCGGGCGGTCAGTTCCTCGTCGATCAGCGGTCCCTGGCCCGCAAAGGCCGTCTCGCCCCCAGCCGCGAAGCCCAGCTCACCGCCCTCGACCCGCACTGGACGCTCCCGCACGGCCCCGACTGGCACCGCAAATACCACCTGATCAAGCGCCATATCGAAGCCGGCCACGACCCGGCCACGCTGCGCCGCGACACGGTGATCGACGGCGTGAAGGCCGGCAGCTGGCTGCACCGTCAGTTCACCACCTGGCACGATCTCAACTCCGGCCAGCGCGACCTTCTCACCAGCCTCGGCCTGACCGCCGATCAAGTCCCGCTGAAGAAAACGCCGAGAACAACTGTCACATCCGGTACCAGGAAACGCCGTTCCTTCGAGCAGACAGCGCTGCTGCTGCGCGCCTTCGTAGAGCGTCACGGCCGCCCGCCAGGGGCCAGAGAATGGATCGAGGCCGACGGCGAAAGCGTCATGATCGGCCCGTGGCTGTGCAAGACCCGCACCAAACAGAAAGCAGGTCAACTACCCGAAGATCAAGGCAAGTTGATGGACGAGATCCTCCGAGAGGACCGGTCCGGAACCGCCCGCGACGTCTCCGAAGAGGGGCCCGCAGACATCTCGAAGATTCCATAG
- a CDS encoding DEAD/DEAH box helicase family protein has translation MTTDPNYDGPPISVRPERRVLRPDQQQAVDSAARHLKRPGSRGHIVSACGTGKTLTALRTAEALDVWYLLVAVPGLDLIGQWAAAARAEGRREPLMAVSSSDARKHPVLAGAGAVSTGSGEYLAYWLAQCRKRRERATVFVTFDSLSRIEESQHSVFAAPVFDLLVVDEAHRTAGSWDKQWTMIHDHQRVLADRRLYMTATPYEWEAPRLTEAPDTRPQPKRTAATVPAWEAPSLIASMDDPKVFGPRLHTYSHADAIEDGVLADYQLLVPTITSTDLRTVLTNSGDAHTGFAPSARRTTALHLAVLRAMTEHHLKHVIVYFQQVADAADFARQFPHTLRALPGNQRPVWADDLLVQSINGTHTPDQRHAILTGFADADRGVLTNAQVLGEGVDLPAVDAVVFADRTASVRRIVQAASAALCVSPRPSSARRRAWSSPPTPHPTPTPPTSSPPPTRHCGWSPLRSGIMTSRLPPGPRARTPSAAWTPTPTP, from the coding sequence ATGACCACCGACCCCAACTACGACGGCCCGCCCATCTCGGTTCGCCCCGAACGTCGTGTGCTGCGCCCAGATCAGCAGCAGGCGGTGGACAGCGCAGCCCGGCATCTGAAGCGCCCGGGTTCGCGTGGGCATATTGTCTCGGCGTGTGGGACGGGGAAGACCCTGACCGCGCTGCGCACTGCGGAAGCTCTCGATGTCTGGTATCTCCTGGTGGCGGTGCCGGGCCTGGATTTGATTGGTCAGTGGGCGGCCGCGGCCCGCGCGGAGGGGCGCCGTGAGCCGTTGATGGCGGTCTCTTCCTCCGATGCCCGTAAGCATCCTGTGCTGGCGGGTGCGGGGGCGGTGAGTACGGGTTCGGGGGAGTACCTGGCGTACTGGCTTGCTCAGTGCAGGAAACGGCGTGAGCGGGCGACGGTGTTCGTCACGTTCGATTCCCTCTCCAGGATCGAGGAGTCCCAGCACAGCGTCTTCGCTGCCCCTGTCTTCGACCTCCTGGTCGTGGACGAGGCGCACCGCACGGCGGGGAGCTGGGACAAGCAGTGGACGATGATCCACGACCACCAGCGTGTCCTGGCCGACCGCCGCCTCTACATGACCGCAACCCCGTACGAGTGGGAGGCTCCGCGCCTGACCGAGGCCCCCGATACACGGCCCCAGCCGAAGCGGACCGCGGCCACCGTCCCGGCCTGGGAGGCTCCCTCTCTGATCGCGTCGATGGACGATCCGAAGGTCTTCGGCCCGCGCCTGCACACCTACTCCCACGCGGACGCGATCGAGGACGGCGTCCTGGCCGACTACCAGCTCCTCGTGCCCACGATCACCAGCACCGACCTGCGCACCGTCCTCACCAACTCCGGCGACGCCCACACCGGGTTCGCGCCGAGTGCCCGTCGCACGACGGCGCTGCACCTGGCCGTCCTCAGGGCCATGACGGAGCACCACCTCAAGCATGTGATCGTGTACTTCCAGCAGGTCGCGGACGCCGCCGACTTCGCCCGCCAGTTTCCCCATACGCTGCGTGCCCTCCCTGGGAATCAACGCCCCGTATGGGCCGACGACCTTCTCGTGCAGTCGATCAACGGCACCCACACCCCCGACCAGCGCCACGCCATCCTCACCGGCTTCGCCGATGCCGACCGCGGCGTGCTGACCAATGCCCAGGTCCTGGGCGAGGGAGTGGACCTGCCGGCCGTGGACGCGGTCGTGTTCGCGGACCGTACGGCGAGCGTGCGCCGCATCGTCCAGGCGGCCTCGGCCGCGCTCTGCGTAAGCCCCCGACCATCGAGCGCAAGACGGCGAGCCTGGTCATCCCCGCCTACACCCCACCCGACGCCGACCCCACCGACCTCCTCTCCACCCCCTACGAGGCACTGTGGCTGGTCACCGCTGCGCTCCGGCATCATGACCAGTCGATTGCCGCCCGGGCCCCGCGCAAGAACGCCAAGCGCCGCCTGGACGCCAACACCCACACCCTGA
- a CDS encoding DEAD/DEAH box helicase, translating to MLHDQPAKRLPSELWTRQRAAADCVLNAFAMGYERQQVIMPCGTGKTHLAVHIAHELTSDSRSLTVMPTLELLNQTARVWHTSGRPGHFLGLCSDTQTSEPILSGVLTMTSDPARLAAVVRGADGPVSAFATYASLPKLVEAHQRHLLPRWDIAVVDEAHRTAGARGKPWAVIHDNDAIPARHRLYLTATPRIWDVNRDIVTEPIASMDDVSLYGPVAYRYSLAEAIHEGRLADYRIAAPEIHDPHLRTLLTAGKGASRTPQTDAMRVAAAQLALLRAREEHSIRRTVVFSRSIAQSDAFAETLPETAAAIPGGHAHGLWVASIHSRNSRSERREHLTRFAQPPQDQHASTLAELSVLCNVRLCVEGVDFPLADSVLFADPKQSTIDIVQAIGRALRIGPGMNKISTLVIPVLFGPGQRPEAATFGTPYHLLHQVMIALKAYDEHYFHRLPINGARLLPPAPALAIHPARATEIAPHLMLRIMEPEPDVWENGMACAQAFFDTHGHLNVPSNHITDDGFHLGCWLGYQRALKAAGHLSAARVAALVTCTMPWAHTEDSTENLLPVAQDYARAHGHLLPEPDETYQGRPLGAWLAEQRRLAADSTLPAPYARALKDIDRWWNPAWHAAWQRMYTRAREADTDLSLYPGPLPADADDLTRWLDEQIDAFPTLAKAQQTLLAALPLQRGPLTLALCRPLGSQSATHAHGLRAARRFFRRYQHLRVPVDYTDTHGSSCFPLGQWITDLRDLAGAARLSREETESVEALGMEWLPGLRCDDAPAALPRPRIPSAGQHRNRRTHGGAAGRAH from the coding sequence GTGCTGCACGACCAGCCCGCCAAACGCCTGCCCAGCGAACTGTGGACACGCCAGCGCGCCGCGGCCGACTGCGTCCTCAACGCCTTCGCTATGGGATACGAACGCCAGCAGGTGATCATGCCGTGCGGCACCGGAAAGACCCACCTCGCCGTCCACATCGCCCACGAGCTCACCTCCGACAGCCGCAGCCTGACCGTGATGCCGACCCTGGAACTGCTCAACCAGACCGCCCGCGTCTGGCACACCTCCGGCCGGCCGGGCCACTTCCTGGGCCTGTGCTCCGACACACAGACCAGTGAGCCCATCCTGAGCGGCGTGCTCACCATGACCAGCGACCCCGCCCGGCTGGCTGCCGTCGTACGCGGTGCAGACGGTCCCGTCAGTGCCTTCGCCACCTACGCCTCGCTGCCCAAGCTCGTCGAAGCTCACCAGCGCCATCTGCTGCCGCGCTGGGACATCGCGGTCGTGGACGAAGCCCACCGTACCGCCGGCGCCCGCGGCAAACCGTGGGCCGTCATCCACGACAACGACGCCATCCCCGCCCGCCACCGCCTCTACCTCACCGCCACGCCCCGCATCTGGGACGTCAACCGAGACATCGTCACCGAACCGATCGCCTCCATGGACGACGTCTCCCTCTACGGACCTGTCGCCTACCGCTACTCGCTGGCCGAGGCCATCCATGAGGGACGCCTGGCCGACTACCGCATCGCCGCCCCCGAGATCCACGACCCGCACCTGCGCACCCTCTTGACCGCCGGCAAGGGGGCCAGCCGCACGCCCCAGACCGATGCCATGCGGGTAGCGGCGGCCCAGCTGGCCCTGCTCAGAGCGCGCGAGGAACACAGCATCCGCCGCACGGTCGTCTTCAGCCGCAGCATCGCGCAAAGCGATGCCTTCGCCGAAACCCTGCCCGAGACCGCCGCAGCCATCCCCGGCGGCCACGCCCACGGCCTATGGGTCGCCAGCATCCATTCCCGTAACAGCCGTTCAGAGCGGCGAGAGCACCTGACCCGGTTTGCCCAGCCTCCGCAAGACCAGCACGCCAGCACTCTCGCGGAGCTGAGCGTGCTGTGCAACGTCCGCCTATGTGTCGAAGGTGTCGACTTCCCGCTGGCCGACTCCGTGCTCTTCGCCGACCCCAAACAGTCCACCATCGACATCGTCCAGGCGATCGGCCGCGCTCTGCGCATCGGCCCTGGTATGAACAAGATCTCCACACTGGTCATCCCGGTGCTCTTCGGCCCCGGGCAGCGCCCCGAGGCAGCAACGTTCGGGACCCCGTACCACCTCCTGCACCAGGTCATGATCGCGCTCAAGGCGTACGACGAGCACTACTTCCACCGCCTGCCGATCAACGGCGCCCGGCTGCTACCGCCCGCACCGGCCCTCGCCATTCACCCGGCACGCGCAACGGAGATCGCCCCGCACCTGATGCTGCGGATCATGGAGCCCGAACCCGATGTCTGGGAGAACGGGATGGCCTGCGCGCAGGCATTCTTCGACACCCACGGCCATCTGAACGTGCCCAGCAACCACATCACCGATGACGGGTTCCACCTCGGCTGCTGGCTGGGGTACCAGCGCGCTCTCAAGGCCGCCGGACACCTCTCCGCAGCCCGAGTCGCCGCCCTGGTCACCTGCACCATGCCCTGGGCCCACACCGAAGACAGCACCGAAAACCTCCTCCCCGTTGCCCAGGACTACGCCCGTGCCCACGGCCATCTGCTCCCGGAACCGGATGAGACCTATCAGGGTCGACCACTGGGCGCCTGGCTTGCCGAGCAGCGCCGCCTGGCCGCCGACAGCACCCTGCCCGCCCCCTACGCCCGCGCCCTGAAGGACATCGACCGCTGGTGGAACCCCGCCTGGCACGCGGCGTGGCAGCGCATGTACACGCGTGCCCGCGAGGCCGACACGGACCTGTCTCTCTACCCGGGCCCGCTCCCCGCCGACGCGGACGACCTCACTCGCTGGCTAGACGAGCAGATCGATGCCTTCCCTACTCTCGCCAAAGCACAGCAGACACTCCTGGCCGCTCTGCCGCTGCAGCGCGGCCCCCTCACCCTTGCCCTGTGCCGTCCCCTCGGCAGCCAGAGCGCCACGCACGCCCACGGACTGCGCGCCGCCCGGCGCTTCTTCCGCCGCTACCAGCATCTGCGCGTCCCCGTTGACTACACCGACACCCACGGCAGTTCCTGCTTCCCGCTGGGTCAGTGGATCACCGACTTGCGCGACTTGGCCGGCGCGGCCCGCCTCAGCCGTGAAGAGACCGAATCCGTTGAGGCGCTCGGCATGGAATGGCTTCCTGGACTCCGGTGCGACGATGCCCCAGCCGCCCTGCCCAGGCCCCGCATTCCGTCGGCGGGGCAACATCGGAACCGACGCACCCACGGCGGAGCCGCCGGACGAGCACACTGA
- a CDS encoding integrase — MSAATVERKCAAWRKEGLMGLVDKRSLRSTAPHGRVDARVVDLVWEILDDERDKGLSPGTLSRLIDRVQQTVRTRYAQLLADPKTARGLVISPATFYRLLERLGITAQNAHDAAARHAAGPATSAERPVARRATWARWPGELVQIDTTGLDVLVLGDDGRGISVELTIAIDVATRSIVGSLLVPKRTGRTGGTGRWTAGRATRSFDTMQVVAQTTAPLPARPGWAPETFMEGSDLPFEDLLAADPRFAGAAARPVIKPETLVIDHGSPFISADFTRACHCMGIEVREARLRTAVDKAIVERAMLAVKTGFSQYLASYTHHRLDLRGKRVRKQPLWTIPQLQELFEQWVVLRWQQTPHAALRSPFTPGLCLTPNQMYAALVSLRGYRSTTLTAQENRKLLPTVWVRVSRKGFQINNRTYNLDRGKLDLFRGPSGIAAQQGRWEVHYSPDHPEVAWLFNHRAEPGTDPWVEVPFIHRRLLKDRWTEETWDQALRIHLAAGGSRRDEAAVTRATAQLLRTAAAGPSPTAARPGPRAAAAVPRPARPTPTTKPYADGLPPLDPDSVRPFRSLDRPSGELFDTPEPVRGAGLSLDDFLASLPGLHPPGPTDPGPVGDNNCRPTPDTTQGDSSTGPPPPGNGRQGDDR; from the coding sequence GTGTCCGCGGCCACTGTCGAACGGAAGTGCGCGGCCTGGCGCAAAGAAGGCCTGATGGGCCTGGTCGACAAACGCAGCCTGCGCAGTACGGCCCCGCACGGGCGCGTCGATGCGCGGGTGGTCGACCTCGTGTGGGAGATCCTGGACGACGAACGCGACAAGGGCCTGTCTCCGGGAACCCTGTCCCGGCTGATCGACCGGGTGCAGCAGACGGTCCGGACCCGCTACGCGCAGCTGCTGGCCGATCCGAAGACCGCCCGGGGCCTGGTGATCAGTCCGGCGACGTTCTACCGGCTACTGGAGCGCCTCGGGATCACCGCGCAGAACGCGCACGACGCGGCGGCCCGCCACGCGGCCGGACCTGCCACATCCGCAGAGCGGCCGGTCGCCCGGCGGGCGACCTGGGCCCGCTGGCCCGGGGAACTGGTGCAGATCGACACCACCGGACTGGACGTCCTCGTCCTCGGCGACGACGGACGGGGCATCTCTGTGGAGCTCACCATCGCCATCGACGTGGCCACCCGCAGCATCGTGGGCTCTCTGCTCGTGCCCAAGCGCACCGGCCGCACAGGCGGGACGGGACGGTGGACCGCCGGGCGGGCCACCCGCTCGTTCGACACCATGCAGGTCGTCGCCCAGACCACGGCCCCGCTACCCGCGCGCCCGGGCTGGGCACCGGAAACCTTCATGGAAGGATCCGACCTCCCCTTCGAGGACCTCCTGGCGGCCGACCCCCGCTTCGCCGGCGCCGCCGCCAGGCCCGTCATCAAACCCGAAACACTCGTCATCGACCACGGCTCGCCGTTCATCTCCGCGGACTTCACCCGCGCCTGCCACTGCATGGGCATCGAAGTACGCGAGGCACGGCTGCGCACCGCCGTCGACAAGGCCATCGTGGAGCGCGCCATGCTGGCGGTGAAAACCGGCTTCAGCCAGTACCTGGCCTCCTACACCCATCACCGTCTGGACCTGCGTGGCAAACGCGTCCGCAAGCAGCCTCTGTGGACAATCCCCCAGCTCCAGGAACTGTTCGAGCAGTGGGTGGTTCTCCGCTGGCAGCAGACCCCTCACGCAGCACTTCGTAGTCCGTTCACTCCTGGGCTGTGCCTGACTCCCAACCAGATGTACGCAGCCCTGGTGTCCCTGCGCGGCTACCGGTCCACCACGCTGACCGCGCAGGAGAACCGCAAGCTGCTGCCGACGGTGTGGGTCCGGGTCAGCCGCAAGGGCTTCCAGATCAACAACCGCACCTACAACCTCGACCGGGGAAAGCTGGACCTCTTCCGTGGGCCCTCCGGCATCGCAGCGCAGCAGGGGCGCTGGGAGGTCCACTACTCCCCCGACCACCCGGAAGTCGCCTGGCTGTTCAACCACCGGGCCGAGCCGGGCACCGACCCGTGGGTCGAGGTGCCCTTCATCCACCGCCGACTGCTCAAGGACCGGTGGACCGAGGAAACCTGGGACCAGGCCCTGCGTATCCACCTCGCCGCCGGCGGCAGCCGCCGTGACGAGGCCGCCGTCACCCGGGCCACCGCTCAGCTGCTGCGCACCGCGGCCGCCGGGCCCTCGCCTACCGCGGCCAGGCCGGGTCCCCGCGCGGCTGCCGCGGTGCCCCGCCCCGCGCGGCCGACGCCCACCACCAAGCCCTACGCCGACGGCCTGCCGCCCCTGGACCCGGACTCCGTCCGCCCCTTCCGCTCCCTCGACCGTCCCTCCGGAGAGCTGTTCGACACGCCCGAGCCCGTCCGTGGCGCGGGCCTGAGCCTGGACGACTTCCTGGCCTCCCTGCCCGGCCTCCACCCGCCCGGCCCCACCGATCCCGGGCCCGTGGGCGACAACAACTGCAGGCCCACCCCAGACACCACCCAAGGTGACAGCAGCACCGGCCCTCCCCCACCGGGCAACGGGCGACAGGGAGATGACCGGTGA
- a CDS encoding trypsin-like peptidase domain-containing protein, with protein MVGRAQGYDVAVLKLKNPPSGLAPLALGNSDEVAVGDSTIAIGAPFGLSNTVTTGIISAKNRPVASGDGSGGSNSYMSALQTDASINPGNSGGPLLDARGAVIGINSAIQSTGSSVGQTQAGSIGLGFAIPINQATNVAQQLIKTGKPVYPVIGATVSMDEKTGGAVISDQGADGTAAVSKDGPADRAGLRAGDVITKFNDTVIDSGPTLIGEIWTHKPGDRVTLTYQRDGRTATAEVTLGDPGPEYAANRHNVGFMVADSRGVPGGPARCGAAGCVCQYRGSRCRWRRAGRGGGVRR; from the coding sequence GTGGTCGGCCGGGCGCAGGGATACGACGTCGCCGTTCTGAAGCTGAAGAACCCGCCGTCGGGGCTCGCTCCGCTGGCCCTCGGCAATTCGGACGAGGTCGCGGTCGGCGATTCCACGATTGCCATCGGCGCCCCGTTCGGCCTGTCCAACACGGTCACCACGGGCATCATCAGCGCGAAGAACCGCCCGGTCGCCTCCGGTGACGGCTCCGGCGGCAGCAACTCGTACATGAGCGCCCTGCAGACCGACGCCTCGATCAACCCGGGCAACTCCGGCGGCCCGTTGCTCGATGCGCGCGGTGCGGTCATCGGCATCAACTCGGCCATCCAGTCGACCGGCAGCAGCGTCGGCCAGACCCAGGCGGGCTCCATCGGCCTCGGCTTCGCGATTCCGATCAACCAGGCGACGAACGTCGCCCAGCAGTTGATCAAGACCGGCAAGCCGGTCTACCCGGTGATCGGAGCCACGGTCAGCATGGACGAGAAGACCGGCGGCGCGGTCATCTCCGACCAGGGGGCGGACGGTACGGCAGCCGTGTCGAAGGACGGCCCCGCGGACCGGGCCGGCCTCAGGGCGGGCGATGTCATCACGAAGTTCAACGACACCGTGATCGACAGCGGCCCGACCCTGATCGGCGAGATCTGGACCCACAAGCCCGGCGACCGGGTGACGCTGACCTACCAGCGCGACGGCCGGACGGCAACGGCCGAGGTCACCCTCGGGGACCCCGGTCCCGAGTACGCGGCGAACCGGCACAATGTCGGCTTCATGGTGGCCGATTCTCGCGGCGTCCCTGGTGGGCCAGCCCGATGTGGTGCAGCAGGGTGCGTTTGCCAGTACCGCGGCAGTCGCTGTCGATGGCGACGTGCTGGCAGGGGTGGCGGCGTTCGCCGTTGA